The Saccopteryx leptura isolate mSacLep1 chromosome 2, mSacLep1_pri_phased_curated, whole genome shotgun sequence genome has a window encoding:
- the KDM4C gene encoding lysine-specific demethylase 4C isoform X6 has protein sequence MEVADVESRLNPSCKIMTFRPSMEEFREFNKYLAYMESKGAHRAGLAKVIPPKEWKPRQCYDDIDNLLIPAPIQQIVTGQSGLFTQYNIQKKAMTVKEFRQLANSGKYCTPRYLDYEDLERKYWKNLTFVAPIYGADINGSIYDERQRESQREG, from the exons ATGGAGGTGGCTGATGTGGAGAGTCGTCTGAATCCCAGCTGTAAGATCATGACCTTCAGACCCAGCATGGAGGAGTTCCGGGAGTTCAACAAATACCTTGCATACATGGAGTCTAAAGGTGCCCACCGAGCTGGTCTTGCAAAG gtgattcCTCCTAAGGAATGGAAGCCGAGGCAGTGCTATGATGACATTGATAATTTGCTCATCCCAGCACCAATTCAGCAGATAGTCACAGGCCAGTCGGGACTGTTCACTCAGTACAACATACAGAAGAAAGCTATGACAGTGAAAGAGTTCAGGCAGCTGGCCAACAGTGGCAA ATACTGTACTCCAAGATACTTAGATTATGAAGATTTGGAGCGCAAGTACTGGAAGAACTTAACTTTTGTGGCACCTATCTATGGTGCAGACATTAATGGGAGCATATATGATGAG agacagagagagagtcagagagagggatag